The Exiguobacterium aurantiacum DSM 6208 genome includes a window with the following:
- a CDS encoding PstS family phosphate ABC transporter substrate-binding protein: MGDPIEGGRPIIWTIWYVAVFLIIMMALYDFSKLSKTRMKRVALVGTVVGVVFFSSVKGYYVYTAGLRIEERGVELLDYKPFQQDSNLAKLDAPASFKIGSDVPRLDGATALYPLYAAFVEATYPSGNYDPYRPDASRVVSTTTGEAYDRLIYGQADIIFVAGPSDRQIAAAERTDVKFNMTPIGREAFIFFVHEDNPVDSLELEEIQQIYAGDIRNWKEVGGKDDSIRAFQRPEGSGSQTALQRMMGERELMDAPVEDVPEGMGGIIEQAAVYQNHKNAIGFSFRFYASEMITEHDIKLLQVNGVAPTVETIADGTYPITSEFYAITTEERYEQYKPFLDWMTSEEGQALVEQTGYVPLAKD; this comes from the coding sequence ATGGGAGATCCGATTGAGGGCGGACGGCCGATCATTTGGACGATTTGGTATGTGGCCGTCTTTTTAATTATCATGATGGCGCTATATGACTTTTCGAAACTTTCGAAAACCCGCATGAAACGTGTCGCTTTGGTCGGGACGGTCGTCGGCGTCGTATTCTTTAGTTCGGTCAAAGGCTATTATGTTTATACAGCCGGGTTACGAATTGAAGAACGGGGCGTCGAGTTGCTTGATTATAAACCGTTCCAGCAAGACTCTAATTTGGCAAAGCTCGATGCGCCGGCCTCATTTAAAATTGGATCAGACGTTCCACGTCTTGATGGTGCGACTGCGCTTTATCCGCTTTATGCCGCTTTTGTCGAGGCGACCTATCCGTCAGGGAACTATGACCCGTATCGTCCTGATGCAAGTCGAGTCGTTTCTACGACGACAGGCGAAGCGTATGATCGATTGATTTACGGACAAGCGGATATTATTTTCGTGGCCGGTCCGTCTGACCGTCAAATCGCTGCGGCCGAGCGGACGGACGTCAAGTTCAACATGACACCGATCGGGCGAGAAGCGTTCATCTTCTTCGTACATGAAGATAATCCCGTGGATTCACTTGAATTAGAAGAGATTCAGCAAATCTACGCGGGGGATATCCGTAACTGGAAAGAGGTCGGTGGAAAGGATGACTCGATTCGTGCTTTTCAACGGCCGGAAGGAAGTGGGAGTCAGACCGCCTTGCAACGGATGATGGGTGAACGGGAGTTGATGGATGCTCCGGTCGAGGATGTCCCGGAAGGCATGGGCGGCATCATTGAACAGGCGGCCGTTTATCAAAATCATAAAAATGCGATTGGCTTCTCATTCCGTTTTTATGCTTCTGAGATGATTACAGAGCATGATATTAAGTTGCTTCAAGTGAACGGTGTGGCGCCTACCGTTGAGACGATTGCGGATGGCACCTATCCGATTACGTCTGAGTTCTATGCGATTACGACAGAGGAACGTTATGAGCAATATAAACCGTTTCTCGATTGGATGACGTCAGAAGAAGGACAAGCTTTGGTGGAACAGACAGGTTATGTTCCACTTGCGAAAGACTGA
- a CDS encoding nucleotidyltransferase-like protein, translating to MEYATRTIYSEYAALKTTLGIIEVKKKRPRDPLTDQSDRLLIVIESKVDPFWTVKHYQIGQEKIVLHLVSDSMMDRWILMNENRRAIHWIEDGMVLFERNEFLLDLRQRLRNFSNEEQRLQLSLSFAKLLRRFEDGRGLFLQGEYQDAFTQIHHALTHLARLSILEAGIHPEIILWKQVRKLDLEVYKLHEELVSGGESLEQRIHLVIIGMEHLIQSKVLPGTLLLLQAMQQREDAWPFSELMEHPDLQELRVDLGSIISFLVRKGYVRAVARPTKGVGVEAIAYEIS from the coding sequence ATGGAGTATGCGACTCGAACAATTTATTCAGAATATGCAGCCTTGAAAACAACGCTCGGCATTATCGAAGTGAAGAAGAAACGACCACGAGATCCGTTGACCGATCAATCTGATCGGCTATTGATTGTAATTGAATCCAAAGTCGACCCGTTTTGGACAGTCAAGCACTATCAAATCGGACAAGAGAAAATCGTACTACACCTCGTAAGTGATTCGATGATGGACCGTTGGATTTTAATGAATGAGAATCGGCGGGCAATCCACTGGATAGAAGACGGAATGGTTTTATTCGAACGAAATGAATTTTTACTCGACCTTAGACAGCGATTGCGTAACTTTTCGAATGAAGAGCAACGTCTGCAGCTCTCGCTCTCATTCGCGAAACTATTAAGACGATTCGAGGACGGGCGTGGGTTGTTTTTGCAAGGCGAATATCAAGACGCCTTTACGCAAATTCATCATGCGCTGACTCACTTGGCACGTCTGTCAATTTTAGAGGCGGGCATCCATCCGGAGATTATATTATGGAAGCAAGTCCGTAAACTTGATTTAGAAGTGTACAAACTCCATGAAGAGTTAGTGAGTGGGGGGGAGTCACTTGAACAACGAATCCATCTCGTCATCATTGGGATGGAGCACTTGATTCAATCGAAAGTGTTGCCTGGGACGTTGCTGTTATTGCAAGCGATGCAACAGCGAGAGGATGCGTGGCCGTTTTCGGAACTGATGGAACATCCAGATTTACAGGAGCTTCGCGTCGATCTAGGGAGCATTATCAGTTTCCTCGTGCGTAAAGGATACGTGCGCGCCGTGGCAAGACCGACAAAAGGCGTCGGTGTCGAAGCGATTGCGTACGAGATTTCATGA
- a CDS encoding YgzB family protein — translation MKKRGNKINRARNVALLLIFGGIGVMYLGLLAKSITWLMIIFMLLGFLMVLSSSALYFIIGMASTKAIIVTCPNCEKETKMLGRVDLCMHCDEPLTIDRSLEGKEFDEKYNKRQSQPQD, via the coding sequence ATGAAAAAACGGGGGAATAAAATCAACCGCGCCCGTAACGTGGCGTTACTGCTCATTTTTGGCGGCATCGGGGTCATGTATCTCGGACTGCTCGCTAAAAGTATCACCTGGCTGATGATTATATTCATGTTGCTCGGTTTCTTGATGGTGTTATCAAGTTCAGCACTTTACTTCATCATTGGAATGGCTTCGACGAAAGCGATCATCGTCACGTGCCCTAACTGCGAGAAAGAGACGAAGATGCTCGGTCGTGTTGATTTATGTATGCATTGCGATGAACCGCTCACGATTGACCGATCACTCGAAGGTAAAGAGTTCGACGAAAAATATAATAAACGTCAATCCCAGCCTCAAGACTAA
- the perR gene encoding peroxide-responsive transcriptional repressor PerR — translation MLDHAVQSLREHGVRMTPQRQAILEYLVTEHSHPTADDIYKALSDRFPNMSVATVYNNLRVFKDIGLVQEMNYGDASSRFDFVTSRHYHIICDTCGKVVDFNYPVLDEIEAVASQLTGFKVDRHRLEVYGTCPTCQSEQTHTH, via the coding sequence ATGCTTGACCATGCTGTTCAGTCGCTCCGAGAACATGGAGTCAGAATGACGCCTCAGCGCCAGGCCATTTTGGAGTACCTCGTCACGGAGCATAGTCATCCGACGGCGGATGACATTTATAAGGCGCTTTCGGATCGATTTCCGAACATGAGCGTCGCCACTGTGTACAACAACTTGCGCGTCTTTAAAGACATCGGACTCGTCCAAGAGATGAATTACGGAGACGCCTCGAGCCGGTTTGATTTTGTCACGTCCCGCCACTATCACATCATTTGTGACACGTGCGGTAAAGTCGTCGACTTCAATTACCCGGTGCTTGACGAAATTGAAGCGGTCGCTTCTCAGTTGACCGGCTTTAAAGTCGATCGTCACCGTCTTGAAGTATACGGAACGTGCCCGACGTGCCAGTCGGAACAAACGCATACGCACTAA
- a CDS encoding glutamate-1-semialdehyde 2,1-aminomutase — MSTSPTREKSDVLYQDALTHIVGGVNSPSRSFKAVGGGAPVYMDRGEGAYFYDVDGNRYIDYLAAYGPIITGHAHPHTHNALMTASAKGLLYGTPHALEVEFAKKLKAAIPSMDKVRFTNSGTEAVMTTIRVARAYTGRELVVKFSGCYHGHSDLMLIAAGSGPATLGLPDSAGVTRATAKEVITVPFNDVDAFRDMMNEWGEQVACVLVEPIVGNFGIVEPKPGFLQAVNDITHEHGALVIYDEVITAFRFTYGSAQQVYGIEPDMTALGKIIGGGLPIGAYGGKAEIMETVAPLGPAYQAGTMAGNPASMATGIACLEVLEQPGVYETLDALGARLETGIREAANTHGVTITLNRLKGALTVYFTDEIVTDYDGAEKSDGEVFGRFFKLMLENGVNLAPSKYEAWFLTTEHTEQDIDETIAAVNRAFSQL; from the coding sequence ATGTCCACATCACCTACTCGTGAAAAATCAGACGTGTTGTACCAAGACGCGCTGACCCATATCGTCGGCGGCGTCAATAGCCCATCGCGCTCATTCAAGGCAGTTGGCGGCGGAGCCCCGGTCTACATGGACCGTGGCGAAGGTGCTTATTTCTATGATGTCGACGGCAATCGTTACATTGACTATTTGGCTGCTTATGGCCCAATCATCACAGGACATGCGCATCCACACACCCATAACGCGTTGATGACCGCATCGGCGAAAGGACTCCTTTACGGGACCCCTCATGCGCTCGAAGTCGAGTTCGCCAAGAAACTGAAAGCTGCCATCCCATCGATGGATAAAGTCCGCTTCACCAATTCCGGGACGGAAGCCGTCATGACGACCATACGCGTTGCCCGCGCCTACACTGGACGCGAACTCGTCGTCAAGTTCAGCGGCTGCTATCACGGCCACTCAGACTTGATGCTTATCGCCGCAGGAAGCGGGCCCGCGACACTCGGTTTGCCGGATTCAGCCGGCGTCACGCGCGCGACCGCCAAAGAAGTCATCACCGTCCCGTTCAACGATGTCGACGCTTTCCGTGACATGATGAACGAATGGGGCGAACAAGTCGCCTGCGTCCTCGTCGAACCAATCGTCGGAAACTTCGGCATCGTCGAACCGAAACCAGGCTTCCTCCAAGCTGTAAACGACATCACGCATGAGCATGGCGCCCTCGTCATTTACGATGAGGTCATCACGGCGTTCCGTTTCACATACGGTAGCGCGCAACAAGTGTACGGAATCGAGCCAGACATGACGGCGCTCGGGAAAATCATCGGCGGCGGATTGCCGATCGGCGCTTACGGTGGGAAAGCCGAAATCATGGAGACGGTCGCACCGCTCGGACCGGCGTATCAAGCCGGGACGATGGCCGGAAACCCCGCTTCGATGGCGACCGGGATTGCCTGCCTTGAAGTGCTGGAGCAACCGGGTGTCTATGAGACGCTCGATGCCCTCGGAGCGCGTCTTGAAACCGGAATTCGCGAGGCAGCAAACACGCACGGTGTGACGATCACCCTCAACCGCTTGAAAGGGGCGCTCACGGTCTACTTCACAGACGAAATCGTCACCGACTATGACGGTGCGGAAAAGTCGGACGGCGAAGTGTTCGGCCGTTTCTTCAAGCTCATGCTCGAGAACGGCGTCAACTTGGCCCCTTCGAAATACGAGGCCTGGTTCTTGACGACGGAACATACGGAACAAGATATCGACGAGACGATCGCCGCGGTCAACCGCGCGTTCTCTCAGTTGTAA